In one Nostoc sp. KVJ3 genomic region, the following are encoded:
- a CDS encoding flotillin family protein: protein MKSFSSLLGTRKQNKVARFAASIVATLAIASLTSLTNAGGIHSANATSLKTTTVKEIASASVQLNQTTPNIAQLQTSRIQYQAAGINLFYIVLVGGIVIFVPLFFGGLVVIGEREVGIVVRKFTLSGRGLPAGSLIALNGEAGLQADTLAPGWHWGYWPWQYSVKKESVIVVPQGEIALIVAADGASNPPERILGKIVNCENFQDARKFLTQGGEKGRQMSFLTAGTYRINTALFKVITAANASAHGMTPEQLHIYEIAAEKVGIVTTLDGSAIAAGEIAGRVIVGHDNFQNGQKFIDAGGQRGLQEQVLLSGSWNLNPWLVNIEQVPMTEIPIGYVGVVISFVGKEHQDVSGAAFTHGNLVNQGHKGVWVEPLYPGKHPLNTKVMKIELVPTTNIVLNFTERITGKHGYDTNLQALKLLSFDGFTFDLEIFQIIHIGASDAPKVISRLGSMQNVIDQVLRPIVGNYFRNSAQEYTILDFLTARSERQVEASEYVKSALRAYDVQAVDSLIGLITPPDELMHTLTDRKIAEEKRKTYEVQQMAQTQRQQLVRETALADIQEEMVQSEQSVQIADLKAQAQIKQANGEAEGTKLRAMAEAEGIRATGNAKAETYQAGVEALGSNGYTAMQLMQIIGDRNVRLIPDVLVSGNGSNNGLVDGLLSMILWNQTGKGELTPTPLHPQPVVNKGQPTTENGLPPIVLNFPDKST, encoded by the coding sequence ATGAAAAGCTTTTCTTCTTTGCTTGGCACTCGTAAACAAAATAAGGTAGCTCGTTTTGCAGCCTCTATCGTAGCAACCTTAGCGATCGCTTCCCTAACGTCTTTGACGAACGCTGGCGGCATTCATTCTGCTAATGCTACTTCTCTAAAAACAACTACTGTAAAAGAAATTGCTTCGGCATCAGTCCAGCTAAATCAGACTACACCAAATATTGCCCAGTTACAAACTAGCAGGATTCAATATCAAGCTGCTGGGATTAATCTTTTTTACATCGTCCTTGTTGGCGGTATAGTCATATTCGTCCCCCTATTCTTTGGCGGACTTGTAGTAATTGGCGAACGTGAAGTCGGCATTGTGGTGAGGAAATTTACCCTTTCCGGGCGTGGACTCCCCGCCGGAAGTTTAATTGCCCTCAATGGGGAAGCTGGCTTGCAAGCAGATACTTTAGCTCCTGGTTGGCATTGGGGCTATTGGCCTTGGCAGTATTCTGTAAAGAAAGAATCGGTAATTGTCGTTCCTCAAGGGGAAATCGCTTTAATTGTGGCAGCAGATGGCGCATCCAACCCACCAGAGCGGATTTTGGGTAAGATTGTCAATTGTGAAAACTTCCAAGATGCTCGGAAATTCCTTACCCAAGGTGGGGAAAAAGGGCGACAAATGAGTTTTCTCACCGCCGGGACTTACCGCATCAACACTGCGCTGTTTAAAGTGATTACAGCTGCAAATGCTAGCGCTCATGGGATGACTCCAGAACAGCTGCACATTTATGAAATAGCAGCAGAGAAGGTTGGTATTGTTACTACTTTAGATGGTTCAGCGATCGCCGCAGGTGAAATCGCTGGACGCGTCATCGTCGGGCATGATAATTTCCAAAATGGTCAAAAATTTATCGACGCTGGGGGACAACGGGGTTTACAAGAACAGGTATTATTATCTGGTTCGTGGAACCTAAACCCTTGGTTGGTAAATATTGAACAAGTGCCAATGACTGAAATCCCGATCGGTTATGTGGGTGTGGTAATTTCTTTCGTCGGCAAAGAACACCAAGATGTGAGCGGAGCAGCTTTCACCCACGGGAACTTGGTAAACCAAGGACATAAGGGCGTTTGGGTTGAGCCGTTGTATCCTGGGAAACACCCGCTCAACACTAAGGTGATGAAAATTGAGCTAGTACCAACAACAAATATTGTCTTAAACTTTACTGAAAGGATTACCGGAAAACACGGTTATGATACAAACTTGCAGGCGCTGAAACTGCTATCCTTTGACGGTTTTACCTTTGATTTAGAGATATTCCAAATTATCCATATTGGTGCTTCCGATGCGCCAAAAGTCATTTCCCGCTTAGGTTCGATGCAAAACGTCATCGATCAAGTTTTGCGTCCCATTGTGGGGAATTATTTCCGCAACTCGGCTCAAGAGTATACTATTTTGGATTTCTTGACCGCGCGAAGCGAACGCCAAGTTGAAGCTTCGGAATATGTCAAATCGGCTTTGCGTGCTTATGATGTGCAAGCGGTGGATTCCTTAATTGGTTTGATTACCCCACCAGACGAATTAATGCACACACTGACAGACCGTAAAATTGCTGAAGAAAAACGCAAAACTTACGAAGTTCAGCAGATGGCGCAAACCCAACGGCAACAACTTGTCCGGGAGACAGCACTAGCTGATATCCAAGAAGAAATGGTGCAATCAGAGCAGAGTGTACAGATTGCAGATTTGAAAGCCCAAGCCCAAATTAAACAGGCGAACGGTGAAGCAGAAGGGACAAAACTCCGGGCAATGGCTGAGGCTGAAGGGATTCGGGCGACAGGTAACGCCAAAGCTGAGACATACCAAGCTGGTGTGGAAGCCTTGGGTTCAAACGGTTATACCGCAATGCAGCTAATGCAGATTATAGGCGATCGCAATGTCCGCTTAATACCAGATGTCTTAGTTAGCGGTAACGGTAGTAATAACGGCTTGGTAGATGGGCTACTATCCATGATTTTATGGAATCAAACTGGTAAGGGTGAATTGACACCAACACCTTTGCATCCACAACCAGTAGTTAACAAAGGACAACCAACCACAGAAAATGGTCTTCCACCGATAGTTTTGAATTTTCCAGATAAGTCAACTTAA
- a CDS encoding ATP-binding sensor histidine kinase: MTPVSIPGYQVSEELYNGSRTVVYRAVREIDREPVVIKLLKNPYPSFSELVQFRNQYTIAKNLNSPLIIATYSLEPYQNGYSLVMEDFGGISLKDYFTSVKTRYIASGHDFLVLAIALCNVLDILYRERIIHKDIKPSNILINPETKQVKLIDFSIASLLPRETQTLINPNVLEGTLSYISPEQTGRMNRGIDYRTDFYSLGVTFYELLTGELPFPLNEPMELVHCHIAKAAPLVSEINPQIPSALSEIVKKLMAKNAEDRYQSALGLKFDLENCLHQLNETGEIQSFEIAQRDVCDRFIIPDKLYGRETEVSTLLQAFERVSLGATEMMLVAGFSGIGKTAVVNEVHKPIVRQRGYFIKGKFDQFQRNIPFSAFVQAFRDLMGQLLSESDAQLQQWRNQILSAVGENGQVIIEVIPELSRIIGEQPPAIELSGTAAQNRFNLLFQKFTQVFTSLEHPLVMFLDDLQWADSASLKLMQLLMADTKHLLLIGAYRDNEVNPGHPLMLTLSEIKKTSATINTITLAPLNQVRVNQLVADTLKCTENLALPLSQLVHQKTQGNPFFAAQFLKALHQDRLIEFNFDSNFWQCDIVQVTTQAVTDDVVAFMGFQLRKLPLSTQQVLQLAACIGNYFDLATLAIVSQQSQIETASALWKALQEGLILPISDVYKFYQDETANSYLSIANKNQQIAISNEQLASYKFLHDRIQQAAYSLIPDDQKQRTHYQIGQLLLQQISSAATEDRIFEVVNQLNHGTALITQQRERDELAGLNLIACRKARAATAYQAAREYVAVGLSLLGEKAWQQQYEMTLLFHNNSAELAMLCGDFEVMEQWIDIVIEQAHSLLEKLNVYRIRIQAKTSQNQLTESIAIGIQILQQLGVTFPETPTLTDIQQSIQEISELIGDRKIADFVHLPMMTDTNKLAIIQMTSSITPAAYLSGSPLFSLLTCFSLKLSLQHGNLSISAYNYICYSMIVCNLLEDVDLAVEFSQLALNVVLKLDAKVTKPEVLLMRAGYIRHRKAHIQETLSLLRESYATAIEVGNLLITGHSGHFFCLHSFWCGQPLTTLEQDTHTYYNGLVQVNQLTTANYCRIYWQSVLNLLGVGLHPTLLSGSALQEMEFLPLLLSANDLFGLYLFYLYKLTLCFLFGEVEQANNYAVEGRNYLMAAAGIVGEPAFYLYDSLVAIAQLNQTPTEVSQALERVTQNQTQLQQHWAHHAPMNYQHKIDLVEAEKCRLLGQKVEASEFYDKAISGAKANEYIQEEALANELAAKFYLDWGRQRIAQDYMIEAYYGYARWGAKAKVADLERRYPQLLAAILQQTRTAFSVNETVFATGTVTSTSSSSSVSDSLDLKAILKASQTLSGEIELEKLLSSLLAIVIENAGADKCVLMLLRDSHLLIKGSIIEGSEPVVLQRLPVEESQDIPLKLIYKVKHNRETIVLLDATADPILANDPYIMRQQPQSILCSPILHQGKLLGILYLENNLATGAFTSDRVELLNLICAQAAISLENARLYERSQQYAQQLEQSFAESQQKSEDLQQALQDLQQAQLQIVQSEKMSALGNLVAGIAHEMNNPLGFIAASLKLAKPTLADLVEHLGLYQKSLPNKNGEIKDHAEEIDLDYSLSDLPKMIDSMSMACDRLKNISTSLRTFSRADQDYKVPFNIHEGIDSTILILKHRLKANEQRPAIEVVTNYSNLPEVECFPGQLNQVFMNLIANAIDALDESNTGRRFEEIQANPNCITITTSVGNHLVKIAIIDNGKGMSEAVKSKIFDHLFTTKAVGKGTGLGLAIARQIVEETHGGKLSFNSVLGEGTEFFIEIPV, encoded by the coding sequence ATGACTCCAGTAAGTATTCCCGGATATCAAGTTAGTGAAGAACTCTACAATGGTTCTCGCACTGTGGTTTATCGTGCAGTTCGAGAAATCGATCGAGAACCTGTAGTGATTAAACTGCTGAAAAATCCTTATCCCAGTTTCAGTGAATTGGTACAGTTTCGCAATCAGTATACGATCGCCAAAAATCTCAACTCACCCCTGATCATCGCCACCTATAGCCTAGAACCTTACCAAAATGGCTATTCGCTGGTGATGGAAGACTTTGGTGGAATTTCTCTAAAAGATTATTTCACCTCTGTAAAAACGCGATATATTGCGTCTGGTCATGATTTTTTAGTTCTAGCGATCGCACTTTGCAACGTCTTAGACATACTCTATCGAGAGCGAATTATTCATAAAGATATTAAACCCAGCAATATTTTAATTAATCCTGAAACCAAGCAAGTTAAATTAATTGACTTTAGTATTGCCTCTTTACTACCAAGAGAAACCCAAACACTCATTAATCCTAATGTCTTAGAAGGGACACTTAGTTATATATCCCCAGAACAAACAGGGAGGATGAATCGGGGAATTGACTACCGCACTGATTTCTATTCTTTAGGTGTCACTTTCTACGAATTACTCACTGGGGAGTTACCATTTCCATTAAATGAGCCGATGGAGTTAGTACATTGTCACATTGCCAAAGCAGCGCCTTTAGTATCTGAAATTAACCCACAAATACCGTCTGCACTCTCAGAAATCGTCAAAAAACTTATGGCGAAAAATGCTGAAGACAGATATCAGAGTGCGTTAGGACTGAAATTTGATTTAGAAAATTGTTTACATCAGCTAAATGAAACTGGTGAAATTCAGAGTTTTGAAATTGCACAAAGGGACGTGTGCGATCGCTTCATCATCCCCGACAAACTTTATGGACGAGAAACCGAAGTATCAACTCTACTGCAAGCATTTGAACGAGTTAGCCTTGGTGCAACAGAAATGATGTTGGTAGCTGGGTTTTCGGGAATTGGTAAAACTGCGGTTGTCAACGAAGTTCATAAACCAATTGTGCGCCAACGTGGTTATTTTATCAAAGGTAAATTTGACCAATTTCAACGCAATATTCCCTTTTCGGCATTTGTGCAAGCATTCCGGGATTTAATGGGGCAACTGTTAAGCGAAAGTGATGCACAGCTTCAGCAATGGAGAAACCAAATCTTATCAGCAGTTGGAGAAAATGGACAAGTAATTATTGAAGTTATCCCCGAACTATCAAGAATTATTGGTGAACAACCACCCGCCATAGAATTATCAGGAACGGCGGCACAAAATAGATTTAATTTATTGTTTCAAAAATTCACTCAAGTTTTTACCAGTTTAGAACATCCATTAGTAATGTTCTTAGATGATTTGCAATGGGCAGATTCAGCATCGCTGAAGTTAATGCAGCTATTGATGGCTGATACAAAGCATCTTTTGTTAATTGGTGCGTACCGTGATAACGAAGTCAACCCAGGACATCCATTAATGTTGACTTTGAGCGAAATCAAAAAAACATCAGCAACTATTAATACAATTACTTTAGCACCACTCAATCAAGTCAGAGTAAATCAATTAGTTGCCGATACACTAAAATGTACAGAAAATTTAGCATTACCTCTTTCTCAATTAGTTCATCAAAAAACTCAAGGTAATCCGTTTTTTGCCGCCCAGTTTCTCAAAGCATTACATCAAGATAGGCTAATTGAATTTAATTTTGATTCAAATTTCTGGCAATGTGACATTGTCCAGGTGACAACTCAAGCTGTTACAGACGATGTTGTGGCTTTTATGGGTTTTCAATTACGAAAACTACCGCTATCAACTCAACAGGTGTTGCAGTTAGCAGCTTGTATTGGCAACTATTTTGATTTAGCGACTTTGGCAATTGTTTCGCAGCAATCCCAAATTGAGACGGCTTCTGCTTTGTGGAAAGCATTACAAGAAGGGTTAATTTTACCGATTAGTGATGTTTATAAATTTTATCAAGATGAAACTGCTAATAGCTATTTGTCCATTGCTAATAAAAATCAACAAATAGCTATTAGCAATGAGCAATTAGCAAGTTATAAATTTTTACACGATCGCATCCAACAAGCTGCTTATTCTCTGATTCCCGATGACCAAAAACAGAGGACTCATTACCAAATAGGACAACTGCTCCTGCAACAGATTTCCTCAGCAGCAACAGAAGACCGCATTTTTGAAGTGGTAAATCAATTAAATCACGGAACTGCTTTAATTACCCAACAAAGAGAACGAGATGAACTAGCTGGGCTTAATCTGATTGCCTGTCGCAAAGCCAGAGCCGCTACCGCCTATCAAGCGGCTCGTGAGTATGTTGCAGTGGGATTGTCACTGTTGGGAGAAAAAGCTTGGCAACAGCAGTATGAAATGACTCTATTATTCCATAACAATTCGGCTGAATTAGCAATGCTGTGCGGTGACTTTGAGGTAATGGAACAGTGGATTGATATTGTCATTGAACAGGCACACTCTTTACTAGAAAAGCTCAATGTTTACCGCATTAGAATTCAAGCAAAGACCTCCCAGAATCAACTTACCGAATCTATTGCGATCGGCATTCAGATCCTGCAACAGTTGGGTGTCACCTTTCCAGAAACACCCACACTAACTGATATTCAACAGTCAATTCAAGAGATTAGTGAACTGATTGGAGACAGGAAAATTGCAGATTTTGTCCACCTGCCAATGATGACAGATACCAACAAACTTGCAATTATTCAGATGACTAGTAGCATCACACCAGCAGCTTACCTCTCTGGCTCTCCCTTGTTCTCATTACTGACTTGCTTTTCACTCAAATTGTCTTTGCAGCACGGAAACTTATCTATTTCAGCTTATAACTATATTTGCTATAGCATGATTGTCTGTAATCTCTTGGAAGATGTAGATTTAGCTGTAGAGTTTAGTCAGTTGGCATTGAATGTTGTCTTAAAACTCGATGCTAAAGTAACTAAACCGGAAGTATTACTGATGCGGGCTGGGTATATCCGACACCGAAAAGCTCACATCCAAGAAACGTTATCACTCTTGAGGGAGAGCTATGCAACTGCCATAGAAGTCGGAAACTTGCTAATTACTGGACATAGTGGCCACTTTTTCTGTTTGCATTCCTTTTGGTGCGGTCAGCCCCTTACCACCTTAGAACAGGATACGCACACCTACTACAATGGTTTGGTGCAAGTTAACCAATTGACAACAGCCAATTACTGCCGGATCTATTGGCAATCTGTTTTAAATTTACTGGGAGTTGGGTTGCATCCCACCCTGTTGTCTGGTTCAGCCCTCCAAGAGATGGAATTTCTGCCTCTGCTATTGTCTGCAAATGACCTATTTGGGTTGTATTTATTCTATTTATATAAGCTGACCCTTTGCTTTTTATTTGGGGAAGTTGAGCAAGCTAACAATTATGCAGTTGAGGGCAGAAACTATTTAATGGCTGCTGCGGGAATAGTCGGCGAACCTGCTTTTTATCTTTATGATTCTTTGGTTGCCATAGCACAGTTGAATCAAACACCAACAGAGGTATCACAAGCATTAGAGCGGGTAACACAAAACCAAACCCAGTTACAACAGCACTGGGCGCACCATGCTCCAATGAATTACCAACATAAGATTGATTTGGTAGAAGCGGAAAAATGTCGATTGTTAGGGCAAAAAGTAGAAGCCAGTGAGTTTTATGACAAGGCCATATCTGGAGCGAAAGCTAACGAATATATCCAAGAAGAAGCCTTAGCCAACGAACTCGCCGCCAAATTCTACCTCGACTGGGGCAGACAGCGCATCGCCCAGGACTACATGATTGAAGCCTACTATGGTTATGCTCGTTGGGGTGCGAAAGCCAAGGTTGCTGACTTGGAAAGACGCTATCCTCAACTTCTAGCTGCTATCCTCCAACAAACTCGCACTGCCTTCTCAGTTAACGAAACCGTCTTCGCCACCGGTACAGTCACCTCCACTAGTTCTTCCTCCAGCGTCTCTGATTCCCTCGATTTAAAAGCTATTCTCAAGGCTTCTCAAACTCTTTCTGGTGAAATCGAACTCGAAAAACTACTTTCATCGTTGCTTGCGATCGTCATCGAAAATGCGGGGGCTGATAAATGCGTGTTAATGCTGTTGCGAGACTCGCACCTGCTGATCAAAGGGTCAATTATTGAGGGTTCGGAGCCGGTAGTGTTGCAGCGCCTTCCCGTTGAGGAGAGTCAAGATATTCCCCTAAAGCTGATTTACAAAGTGAAGCACAATAGGGAGACTATTGTGCTGCTGGATGCAACGGCTGATCCGATTTTAGCCAATGACCCGTATATCATGCGTCAGCAGCCTCAGAGTATCTTATGCAGCCCGATTTTGCATCAAGGGAAGTTGCTGGGTATTTTATATCTAGAAAATAATTTAGCAACGGGGGCGTTCACGAGCGATCGCGTCGAACTACTCAATTTAATCTGCGCTCAAGCCGCAATTTCTTTGGAAAATGCTCGACTTTATGAGCGATCGCAGCAATATGCCCAACAGCTAGAACAGTCCTTTGCCGAATCGCAGCAAAAATCAGAAGATTTGCAACAAGCATTGCAAGATTTACAACAAGCCCAATTACAAATAGTGCAGAGTGAAAAAATGTCTGCGTTGGGTAACTTAGTCGCAGGGATAGCCCATGAAATGAATAATCCTTTGGGTTTTATTGCTGCCAGTCTAAAACTTGCTAAACCCACCCTAGCTGATCTTGTTGAACATCTCGGACTATATCAAAAAAGTTTACCCAACAAAAATGGGGAAATCAAAGACCACGCCGAAGAAATCGACTTGGATTATAGCTTATCAGACTTACCCAAGATGATTGATTCTATGTCGATGGCATGCGACAGGCTAAAGAACATCAGCACCAGTTTAAGAACTTTCTCTCGTGCCGATCAAGATTACAAAGTGCCATTTAACATTCATGAAGGTATTGATAGCACAATTTTAATTTTGAAACATCGTCTCAAGGCTAATGAACAACGTCCCGCCATTGAAGTTGTCACAAATTACAGTAATTTGCCTGAAGTAGAATGCTTCCCCGGTCAATTAAATCAGGTATTCATGAATCTGATCGCAAATGCCATTGATGCCTTAGATGAATCTAACACTGGACGCAGATTTGAGGAAATTCAAGCTAATCCTAACTGCATTACAATTACAACCTCGGTCGGAAATCATCTAGTCAAGATTGCCATTATAGATAATGGGAAGGGGATGAGCGAAGCAGTCAAATCAAAGATTTTTGACCATTTATTTACTACAAAAGCTGTGGGTAAAGGGACGGGGTTAGGGTTGGCGATCGCTCGTCAAATTGTTGAAGAAACCCACGGCGGAAAATTGAGTTTTAACTCTGTTTTAGGTGAAGGAACAGAATTTTTTATTGAAATTCCGGTATGA
- a CDS encoding pentapeptide repeat-containing protein, which yields MDANELLKRYENGETEFIEANLNGVNLFGADLIGIALNKADLRNAILTFSYLNRGILNKANLVCTKLSGANLNQASLISANLHDANLHGATLQGADLRNADLTLAYMLDSNLMNADLRGANLSGANLTGACLRGANLREEKRMYSASLRGANLHKADLRGADLTGVDLSKVDLSGANLSEATLRYADLSDANLSEAILSNASLADTNIGGANLKGANLMNARLERSNLIDADLTGVNLYGAIMADAKLTRCQMSGANLSFARLNRVDLSRANLRGANLTEADLVDAYLARTNLTDANLSKANLIRAEMSSTNLTGADLRCAVMPDGTIND from the coding sequence ATGGATGCTAATGAACTTCTTAAAAGATACGAAAATGGAGAAACAGAATTTATTGAGGCAAACTTAAATGGGGTAAATTTATTTGGTGCAGACTTGATTGGGATAGCTTTGAATAAGGCCGATTTGCGTAATGCCATCCTAACTTTTAGCTACCTAAATCGGGGAATTCTGAATAAGGCAAATCTAGTATGTACCAAGCTAAGTGGTGCGAACTTAAATCAGGCAAGTTTAATCAGTGCCAACTTGCATGATGCTAATTTACATGGTGCCACTTTGCAGGGTGCCGATTTGCGTAATGCCGATTTAACTTTGGCATATATGCTCGATAGTAACTTGATGAATGCTGACTTGCGTGGTGCAAATTTGAGTGGTGCAAATCTAACTGGTGCGTGTCTGCGTGGTGCTAACCTGCGAGAAGAAAAAAGGATGTACTCTGCTAGTCTACGGGGCGCTAACCTCCATAAGGCTGACCTGCGCGGCGCTGATTTAACTGGTGTAGACTTATCTAAAGTTGATTTGAGTGGTGCTAACTTGAGTGAAGCAACGCTACGTTATGCCGATTTGAGCGATGCCAACTTGAGTGAAGCAATTTTGTCTAATGCATCTCTGGCAGATACTAACATTGGGGGTGCTAATTTGAAAGGTGCTAACCTGATGAATGCTAGATTGGAAAGGTCAAATCTGATTGATGCCGACCTTACGGGTGTTAACTTGTATGGTGCAATTATGGCAGATGCGAAACTAACTAGATGCCAGATGAGTGGAGCAAACCTGAGTTTTGCAAGACTAAATAGAGTTGATTTAAGTCGGGCTAATCTACGTGGGGCTAACCTTACTGAAGCTGACTTAGTTGATGCCTATCTTGCTAGGACAAATTTGACTGATGCTAATTTAAGTAAGGCAAATCTAATCAGGGCAGAAATGAGTAGTACAAATCTGACGGGTGCAGATTTGCGTTGTGCAGTCATGCCTGATGGAACAATTAACGATTAA
- a CDS encoding CPBP family intramembrane glutamic endopeptidase: protein MKTELPPLTNFVLFFVVVLSVVYLYNSIIQGALIKKQRKVERPKSGFGFYMLWNQISLIFFFSITYILGWDAPAVGLKLEILPIFSLIIGLICYGIFLLVLSKILNLLRISEIVQNDAYFVSASLMPRQKLQKILFMIAVCILNPITEELIFRGVLVHQLGLYINNNHLAICLGLFVSVLNHIYQGKLHIITHIIFYSFTVILLYSHAGLIGAIGFHFTGDIYPFMWLKHEVTNYKKRRRDKRRAKYISS from the coding sequence GTGAAAACAGAATTACCTCCATTAACTAATTTTGTTCTATTCTTTGTAGTTGTCTTAAGTGTGGTGTATTTGTATAACAGTATAATTCAAGGAGCATTAATTAAAAAGCAACGAAAAGTAGAAAGGCCCAAGTCTGGTTTTGGCTTTTATATGTTATGGAATCAAATTTCGTTAATTTTCTTCTTTAGCATAACTTATATTCTAGGATGGGACGCACCAGCAGTTGGCTTAAAACTTGAAATCTTACCAATATTTTCCTTAATAATTGGCTTAATTTGCTATGGGATATTCCTTTTAGTATTAAGTAAAATCTTAAATCTTCTGAGAATCAGTGAAATTGTGCAAAATGATGCTTATTTCGTTTCTGCAAGTCTTATGCCACGACAGAAACTTCAGAAAATATTATTTATGATTGCCGTATGCATCTTGAATCCAATAACAGAAGAATTGATATTTCGTGGAGTATTAGTACATCAATTAGGCTTATATATAAATAATAATCATTTGGCAATTTGTTTGGGTTTATTTGTAAGTGTTCTAAATCATATTTATCAAGGAAAATTACATATTATTACGCATATTATTTTTTATAGTTTTACTGTAATATTGCTCTATTCACATGCAGGACTTATTGGGGCTATAGGTTTTCACTTTACAGGAGATATTTACCCGTTCATGTGGCTTAAACATGAGGTTACTAACTATAAAAAACGAAGAAGGGATAAACGCAGGGCTAAATATATTTCCAGTTAG
- a CDS encoding TldD/PmbA family protein codes for MPNINEIANSAKDNAEKLGIKKFDIYGSTIDDTSVQVDQGEPKQVKASNRSGVTVRVWNEENTMGVTSTTDVDPKGLELALKTAYEASFFGVKENVPDFSPEATVSIANKPQDKTPQAPVAELIERLLVAEKELLAAHPAIKGVPYNGLSQRDIDRFYLNSDGAIRTESHSLASVYLYSKTEEEGKKPRSAGAFRINQSLNNLDINGCIKETADKTISHLNYEKIKTGKYRVVFSAEAFLSLLGAFSNLFNAQSILDNQSLSTPEDLGKQIASPLLSVFDDALHPANVGAETFDGEGTPTRQVSLIENGILTSFLHSAGTAKRLNAQPTGNASIGAKVSVSPNFYHVFTTVTPEEELSLETAEDVIFIDDLQALHAGVKSLQGSFSLPFDGWLVNKGVRTSIESATVAGDFLELLKSIIYVEKEAELTPGGVCPKIWVNELSITGE; via the coding sequence ATGCCAAATATCAATGAGATTGCAAATTCTGCCAAGGATAATGCTGAGAAACTTGGCATTAAGAAATTCGACATTTATGGCTCAACAATAGATGATACAAGCGTGCAGGTAGACCAAGGTGAGCCAAAACAAGTTAAAGCATCAAATCGCTCTGGCGTTACTGTTCGTGTGTGGAATGAAGAAAATACAATGGGTGTCACCAGCACGACAGATGTAGACCCCAAGGGATTAGAATTAGCTCTGAAAACTGCTTACGAAGCCAGTTTTTTTGGTGTTAAAGAAAATGTTCCTGATTTTAGTCCCGAAGCTACTGTTTCTATTGCAAACAAACCTCAAGATAAGACACCCCAAGCACCTGTTGCTGAACTCATAGAAAGATTGTTGGTAGCTGAAAAAGAATTACTGGCAGCCCATCCAGCAATTAAAGGTGTACCTTATAATGGATTATCGCAAAGAGATATAGACAGATTCTATCTCAATAGTGATGGTGCAATCAGAACTGAATCTCACTCCTTAGCATCAGTTTATCTTTACAGTAAAACTGAAGAAGAAGGAAAAAAACCGCGCAGTGCAGGTGCTTTTAGAATCAACCAAAGTTTAAATAATCTAGACATCAATGGTTGCATCAAAGAAACTGCCGATAAAACTATCAGCCACTTGAACTATGAAAAAATCAAGACTGGTAAATATCGAGTTGTTTTCTCAGCAGAAGCTTTTTTAAGTCTGTTGGGTGCTTTTTCTAACTTGTTCAACGCCCAAAGTATTTTGGATAATCAAAGCCTATCTACTCCTGAAGATTTAGGTAAGCAAATTGCTTCTCCTCTGCTTTCAGTTTTTGATGATGCACTACACCCAGCTAACGTAGGGGCAGAAACTTTTGATGGAGAAGGAACTCCGACTCGTCAGGTTTCGCTAATTGAAAATGGCATTTTAACAAGCTTTCTCCACAGTGCAGGTACTGCTAAAAGGTTGAATGCCCAGCCAACAGGTAATGCTAGTATTGGTGCAAAAGTCAGCGTTAGTCCCAATTTTTATCACGTTTTTACAACAGTAACTCCTGAAGAAGAGTTAAGTTTAGAAACTGCTGAAGATGTGATTTTTATCGATGATTTACAAGCTCTCCATGCAGGAGTTAAATCTTTACAAGGCTCCTTTTCTTTGCCCTTTGATGGTTGGCTAGTTAATAAGGGTGTCAGGACGAGTATTGAGTCAGCAACTGTTGCTGGCGATTTCTTGGAACTCCTGAAGTCAATTATTTATGTAGAAAAAGAGGCGGAGTTAACGCCAGGGGGAGTTTGTCCGAAAATCTGGGTTAATGAACTGTCAATTACCGGTGAATGA